One Mercurialis annua linkage group LG3, ddMerAnnu1.2, whole genome shotgun sequence DNA window includes the following coding sequences:
- the LOC126671029 gene encoding E3 ubiquitin-protein ligase RHA2A, which translates to MGLQNHLNDVSSDSIPLLLLAIIAKSIDHLRSFLLSLFNSIGFSRLINSSSTQSHQPIDNLFGSSSGLAGLVVLSEQLNFNRIFSYRYITNHRGGGADEGCVVCLCKLRDGDQVRKLDCRHVFHKHCFDGWLDHLNFNCPLCRCPLVSDERVVSTRQRVGADLVNWFSSVR; encoded by the coding sequence ATGGGCTTACAAAACCACCTCAACGACGTGTCGTCCGACTCCATCCCCTTGCTCCTCTTAGCAATCATCGCCAAATCCATCGATCATCTCCGCTCCTTCTTACTCTCCCTCTTCAATTCCATCGGCTTCTCCCGATTAATCAACTCGTCCTCGACTCAGTCTCATCAACCCATCGATAATCTGTTCGGTTCGTCGTCCGGCCTCGCCGGTCTCGTCGTGCTCTCCGAACAGCTGAATTTCAACCGGATTTTTTCTTACCGGTACATTACTAATCATCGAGGCGGAGGCGCCGACGAGGGCTGTGTGGTGTGTTTGTGTAAGCTGAGAGACGGTGATCAGGTACGGAAGCTTGATTGCCGACACGTGTTTCATAAGCACTGCTTTGATGGCTGGCTTGATCATCTTAACTTTAATTGCCCTCTCTGCCGGTGTCCGCTTGTTTCCGATGAGCGCGTTGTCTCCACGCGCCAGCGTGTCGGGGCTGATTTGGTCAATTGGTTCTCCTCTGTCAGGTGA
- the LOC126672777 gene encoding uncharacterized protein LOC126672777: MSKNQLSIIGLIEIKKETVDEFLINRLWPSNDFGYCFSPSIGASGGLCCIWNSTVLSPTRVVTYARWISIDFELSSIQFKFILVYGCSAAAYRLSLWADLSSELQTDRICFMIGDFNEILHPEERWNFTGYTPGMHQFMEFVQSCNVMEASLSGRYFTWQKSNSRSKIDRCFLSPAIFSLWPSFDLKALPRSFSDHVPLLEWNKNVFGNLNTKFEQLQQEIHTLEANMDEVRIFMAPKSRLNWNLYGDKNTKFFHTIAAITLEVTSLPKLQLTTKLFLPQMRKHYPINFSMAKQSIIVLSQTQAAELVKELSESEIFAALSDFDDNKAPGFFPHRLNTSFLVLIPKMKGASDIKDFRSISLINGVFKLLSKNQFGFIKGRNIHDCHMIASELIHLVNKRKDQVFLIKLDFKKAFDSISWDFVLQMLNRMNFDPVWIKWITFFFGSAQLSVLINGGPSKNFNMGRGVRQGDPISPMLFVLAVEGLKAIFSNTSSLGLIDGIHVENYAEPVSILQFADDTLLFIPNDLGMIRNLLRILRCFELISGLPLGSKSIKADLWQPIVNNFSSQLASWKGNLLSPAGRLVLIKSVLSSLPVYFSCSFSVPHSVINNLERCMQRFLWNGSVDRMGFSKVAWTDFCLPIDKGGLNINPLRFKNQSLLLKWIWKLRTTSKITLWFSVISCSSDISDWRDLETINLGKLSHMWRGIYTACVKNNHIWDAFKGELTANLGNGVNIDFWQDNWTGDLSISTAFPRLFSLAKDNRISVMKAYSVEQNSFCLRWNRNLRIGDQQLLQQLQDQIASFVPDVERNDRLSAHSSSLQHSTHLDCTFFWKFRIPPKFHIFFWLLMRDMISSNAALVRRAFGHLFPSKDIGFYGKQFGSFAFGNFGKLEIKWTCVQTPKVFVSLGEFLNLEMTSKVQRDLKVIRDILLSGYRFSSLGDNSGLNVALTPKLP, translated from the exons ATGTCTAAAAATCAGCTTTCTATTATTGGCttgattgaaataaaaaaagagacagtggatgaatttttaattaatcgtCTTTGGCCTTCGAACGATTTCGGGTATTGCTTCTCTCCTTCCATTGGAGCTTCGGGTGGGTTATGTTGTATCTGGAACTCGACTGTTTTGTCTCCTACTCGAGTAGTCACTTATGCTCGATGGATTAGTATTGATTTTGAGCTTTCTTCAATCCAATTCAAGTTCATATTAGTTTATGGCTGTTCAGCGGCAGCATATAGGCTCTCTTTATGGGCAGATTTATCTTCAGAACTTCAGACGGACAGAATTTGCTTTATGATTGGGGATTTTAATGAGATCTTACATCCGGAAGAGAGATGGAATTTTACGGGTTATACTCCAGGAATGCATCAATTTATGGAGTTTGTTCAGTCTTGTAATGTGATGGAGGCTTCGTTAAGTGGTCGGTACTTCACTTGGCAAAAAAGTAACTCGCGATCAAAGATTGATAGATGTTTTTTGTCCCCTGCAATTTTTTCTCTATGGCCCAGCTTTGATCTAAAAGCTCTTCCCAGAAGCTTTTCAGATCATGTTCCTCTGCT AGAGTGGAATAAGAATGTCTTTGGTAATCTGAATACCAAATTTGAGCAACTCCAACAGGAGATACACACGCTTGAGGCAAACATGGATGAAG TTAGAATCTTTATGGCACCAAAATCAAGACTGAATTGGAACCTATATGGCGACAAGAACACAAAATTCTTCCACACCATTGCTGCGATTACTCTCGAAGTAACTTCATTACCGAAATTACAGTTGACAACCAAACTTTTTCTTCCCCAGATGAG GAAACACTACCCGATCAATTTCTCCATGGCCAAACAGTCTATCATAGTCCTCAGTCAAACTCAAGCGGCCGAGTTGGTTAAAGAATTATCGGAGAGTGAAATTTTTGCTGCTTTATCAGATTTCGACGATAATAAAGCTCCAG GATTTTTTCCACACAGGTTAAACACATCTTTTTTGGTTCTAATTCCAAAGATGAAGGGTGCTTCGGATATTAAAGATTTTCGGTCGATTAGTTTGATCAATGGAGTCTTCAAGCTTCTCTCCA AGAACCAATTTGGTTTTATTAAAGGGAGAAATATTCATGATTGTCACATGATCGCTTCAGAATTGATTCACTTAGTCAACAAAAGGAAAGATCAagtttttctaattaaacttgATTTTAAAAAGGCCTTCGATTCTATTTCTTGGGATTTCGTTCTTCAGATGCTAAATAGAATGAATTTTGATCCAGTCTGGATTAAGTggattacttttttttttggctcCGCCCAATTATCGGTATTGATCAATGGCGGTCCCTCTAAAAATTTTAATATGGGTAGAGGAGTCAGACAGGGAGATCCAATATCTCCGATGCTTTTTGTCTTGGCAGTTGAAGGGCTCAAGGCAATTTTTTCAAACACTAGCAGTTTGGGTTTGATTGATGGGATTCACGTTGAAAATTACGCTGAACCAGTTTCTATCCTGCAGTTTGCGGATGATACTTTGTTGTTCATTCCGAATGACTTGGGGATGATTAGAAACCTTCTGCGGATTCTTCGTTGCTTCGAATTAATTTCGG GCTTACCTTTGGGCTCTAAGTCGATTAAGGCTGATCTGTGGCAACCAATTGTGAATAATTTTTCTTCTCAGCTAGCAAGTTGGAAAGGCAACTTACTTTCGCCTGCGGGAAGACTCGTATTGATAAAATCAGTCCTTAGCAGCTTACCAGTATACTTTTCATGTTCCTTTTCAGTTCCACACTCCGTGATTAATAATCTTGAGCGATGTATGCAAAGATTTCTTTGGAATGGGTCAGTTGATCGCATGGGTTTCAGTAAAGTTGCTTGGACTGACTTTTGTTTGCCGATTGATAAAGGAGGCTTGAACATAAATCCGCtgcgttttaaaaatcaatcttTGCTGCTCAAATGGATATGGAAATTAAGAACGACTAGCAAGATAACCCTTTGGTTTTCGGTAATCTCATGCAGCTCGGATATCTCAGATTGGAGGGATTTGGAAACTATTAATCTTGGAAAATTATCTCACATGTGGCGGGGAATATACACTGCTTGtgttaaaaataatcatatttgGGATGCTTTTAAAGGAGAGTTGACAGCTAATTTGGGTAATGGAGTTAACATCGATTTTTGGCAAGATAACTGGACTGGAGACTTGTCTATTTCTACTGCATTTCCGAGATTATTCAGTTTGGCAAAGGATAATCGAATTTCAGTTATGAAAGCATATAGTGTGGAGCAAAATTCTTTTTGTCTTCGATGGAATAGAAATCTTCGAATAGGAGATCAGCAGCTCCTTCAACAGCTTCAAGACCAAATTGCTTCTTTCGTTCCAGATGTGGAAAGAAATGATCGATTAT CTGCTCACAGTTCATCGCTTCAGCATTCAACTCATCTGGATTGCACATTTTTCTGGAAATTCAGAATTCCTCCAAAGTTTCACATCTTCTTTTGGCTTTTGATGAGGGACATGATCTCCTCCAATGCTGCACTTGTTCGTAGAG ctTTTGGACATCTCTTTCCGTCAAAAGATATCGGGTTCTATGGCAAACAATTTGGTTCTTTTGCGTTTGGGAACTTTGGAAAGCTAGAAATAAAATG GAC ATGTGTTCAAACTCCGAAGGTATTTGTGAGTTTAGGTGAGTTTCTAAATCTAGAAATGACCTCCAAAGTTCAAAGAGATCTAAAAGTTATTCGTGACATTTTATTGTCAGGTTACCGTTTCTCGAGTCTTGGAGATAATTCGGGTTTGAACGTTGCCCTAACCCCAAAGTTACCTTGA
- the LOC126674209 gene encoding LEAF RUST 10 DISEASE-RESISTANCE LOCUS RECEPTOR-LIKE PROTEIN KINASE-like 2.5, protein MKKIQEPPTILILTLLPLLILLSTATKSESRTLQQTCSSSCGDIKISHPFRLNTDPPSCGDPDYEISCNSNKPIIQFHSGKYLVLQISYEKHVIRLVDVNLANGSCNLPYVSVSVEEMSGDSRYIGLVSSTFTSFVNCSSKFNDQAYREVPCVSGNGSFVYVSYSTYVISDLGGSCSFVSRVPSVYQNVLYPSYGSILQLMALGFDLEWSVECRDCLADGGFCSLSSMGSPNVYQCRYYSGIYVPVVITLILGAIWNVLLGINLIARFVLAPIVIIGFLVHKHKTQKKMDGNTEIVLSNERSLEPRRYSYSDIIAITNNFKDRLGKGGFGIVYKGQLPDGLLVAVKMLNDSKFNDEDFINEVSTIGKIRHVNVVQLVGFCSEGSYRALLIEYMAGGSLDKYILQRGAEIQPLSWENLLRIAIGTARGIEHLHVGCEVCILHFDIKPHNVLLDHHLVPKVSDFSLAKFYPKEDDFVSISTTRGTMGYIAPELLSKSLGDVSCKSDVYSFGMLLLEIVRGRSRNNAIGNSSGKVYFPSWVYDQLNEGRNLELENVSETEAAIAKKLCIVGLLCIQKNSSDRPLMTRVVEMLEGSIVNLQLPPSSLSFPDHVAGEGPESDSLTELLISETAEQS, encoded by the exons atgaaaaaaatccaagaaccACCCACAATCTTAATCCTCACACTGCTCCCTCTACTAATCTTGTTATCCACAGCAACCAAATCTGAGTCAAGAACCCTCCAACAAACCTGCTCATCATCATGTGGAGACATCAAAATCAGCCACCCATTTCGCCTAAACACTGATCCACCATCTTGTGGCGATCCAGACTACGAAATTTCATGCAACAGCAACAAACCCATCATACAGTTCCATTCAGGGAAGTACTTAGTGTTACAAATTTCTTATGAAAAACATGTAATTCGGTTGGTTGATGTTAACTTAGCCAATGGAAGCTGTAATCTTCCTTATGTGTCGGTTTCAGTTGAGGAAATGAGCGGTGATAGTCGTTATATAGGATTAGTTTCGAGTACTTTTACGAGTTTTGTTAATTGTTCGAGTAAATTTAATGATCAAGCTTATAGGGAAGTTCCTTGTGTGAGTGGTAATGGGTCTTTTGTTTATGTTAGTTATAGTACTTATGTAATTTCTGATCTTGGAGGCTCTTGTTCTTTTGTTTCTAGGGTTCCTAGTGTTTATCAGAATGTTTTGTACCCTTCGTATGGAAGTATTTTGCAGTTGATGGCTTTAGGGTTTGATCTTGAATGGTCCGTCGAGTGCCGGGATTGTTTGGCAGATGGTGGTTTTTGTAGTTTGAGCTCGATGGGTTCGCCTAATGTGTATCAGTGTCGTTATTATTCAG GAATTTATGTACCTGTTGTAATCACACTTATCCTTGGTGCTATTTGGAATGTTTTGTTAG gaattaatttaattgcaaGATTCGTGCTTGCTCCGATAGTCATAATTGGATTTCTGGTTCATAAACATAAAACGCAGAAGAAGATGGATGGTAACACGGAGATTGTCTTATCCAATGAACGATCCTTGGAGCCCAGAAGGTACTCCTACTCTGATATTATTGCAATTACTAATAATTTTAAAGATAGATTAGGGAAAGGTGGCTTTGGGATAGTGTATAAGGGACAGCTTCCTGATGGTCTTTTAGTTGCTGTTAAAATGCTTAATGACTCCAAGTTCAATGATGAGGACTTCATCAATGAAGTCTCCACAATCGGTAAAATTCGTCATGTCAATGTAGTCCAATTAGTCGGGTTTTGTTCTGAGGGGTCATACCGTGCTCTTCTTATTGAGTATATGGCTGGTGGATCTCTTGATAAGTATATACTACAAAGAGGAGCAGAAATCCAGCCATTGAGTTGGGAAAATCTCCTTCGAATTGCTATAGGGACAGCGCGAGGGATTGAGCATCTACATGTGGGGTGTGAAGTATGCATTTTGCATTTCGATATCAAGcctcataatgtcttgctagaccATCATCTCGTCCCGAAAGTTTCCGATTTCAGTCTCGCAAAATTTTACCCTAAGGAAGACGATTTTGTGTCTATTAGTACTACAAGAGGAACTATGGGGTATATCGCTCCCGAATTGCTTTCGAAGAGCCTTGGAGATGTTTCATGCAAATCAGATGTCTATAGTTTTGGAATGTTGTTATTGGAAATTGTTCGAGGAAGAAGCAGAAATAACGCAATAGGAAATTCTTCGGGCAAAGTGTATTTCCCTTCGTGGGTTTATGACCAGCTAAATGAGGGAAGAAACTTAGAGCTTGAGAATGTTAGTGAAACCGAGGCTGCAATAGCAAAGAAATTATGTATAGTTGGGCTGTTGTGCATTCAAAAGAATTCTTCAGATCGTCCATTGATGACTCGAGTGGTGGAAATGTTAGAAGGGAGCATTGTTAATCTGCAACTGCCTCCTAGTTCACTGTCTTTTCCTGATCATGTTGCTGGAGAAGGGCCAGAGTCGGATTCTTTGACAGAGTTGTTAATATCGGAGACGGCGGAGCAAAGCTAA